The genomic DNA GTAAAGGTGCTCTCCGGTGGCGAACGTACCCGCTTGGCAATGATTAAACTATTGCTGGAACCCGTCAATCTGCTGATTCTTGACGAGCCGACGAACCATCTGGATATGAAGACGAAAGATATCCTGAAACAAGCCTTGATGGACTTTGACGGGACGCTGATCGTCGTTTCGCATGACCGAGACTTCCTGGACGGTCTTGTGACCAAAGTTTATGAATTCGGAAACAAGAAAGTGACGGAACATCTCGAAGGTATCTACGAGTTTCTGCAACGCAAGAAAATGGAAAATCTGAACGAGTTGGAGCGTAAGAATTAAATCCGTATCCCTAGCCCGAGCATCAGGTCGTAAGTGGAATAATCTACCCGGGGGTAATACCGGTAGTTTGTCCGTCGTGAGAAATAGCGGTTTGTCAGGGTGATGTTCCACTTGTCCATTAATAAATAAGCCAGTTTCATCGAGAAGATGGTCAGGCGCGCGTTTCCTGCATCGCCTTGAATGTTCAGGGTTCCGGGATCTGCCTGTGACCAGTCGATCTCCGGATCATATCCTTTCCAGGTAAAGATATGATAGTTTTCCATGTTGAGCAGGAAAGCCAATCGTCTGTTGTAGATGATGCCTGCACCGGCCTTGGTGCTGTAGCCGCTTCCTAAGTTATAATCCCGTTCGCCAAGCAGCATATAATCCGAAAGGCTGGCTCCCAAAGCGACGCCGTTTGCATACAGTTCGGCGTAAATATCCGTCTTGTCTCCCGATGTGGCCTGCTTGTAATAGATAAGGCCTCCTCCTGCTGCTGCCGGTGCTGCGATGCGGTAAGGAGGAACGGTCAGGTCGCTTCCGTCGCGGAGCTCCGAGTTATAGAAGTCGAAATGTTGGAATAATCCGGCGGAAAGGGAACGCGGCCCTTTCGTCCAAACAGTTTTTCCCCATAAGGCTCCGATGGCATTGACCTGGCTGACCACCGGCTGGGCAGAGAACAAATCCATTCCGAAGTTGAAGCGGAACCATTCATAGGGAGAATAAAAATCATCGTTGAAAGGATTCCCGTAGTCGATGCGGAAATTAATGTTCAGACTGGTCGTTCCCCGTTTCGAACCTTCTTGTTCTGCGAGGAAACGAGGTCCCATCGTGACGATAAAATTGACGGGAACGGAAGAGTAGGTTCGTCCTTTTGAAGAACCGTGTCGCCAGGCTTCTCCTGAAATGATACGGTTGAAGGCGCGGACCGGCGACAAAATGCCTGCCAATACCTCGCGCCCCACACGTTCGGCTC from Parabacteroides merdae ATCC 43184 includes the following:
- a CDS encoding DUF3943 domain-containing protein; the encoded protein is MKKFILTGLICLFSFPWIRGQEYIPQITHRHYTSDSTLLQPRRPWKAALETFGLNMLVWSFDRYIVKEDWAYINGHTIKSNFKKGPVWDTDQFTTNLFSHPYHGSLYFNAARSNGMNFWQSAPFAAGGSLMWEFFMENEPPSINDMLATTFGGIELGEITYRLSDLFIDNRSSGAERVGREVLAGILSPVRAFNRIISGEAWRHGSSKGRTYSSVPVNFIVTMGPRFLAEQEGSKRGTTSLNINFRIDYGNPFNDDFYSPYEWFRFNFGMDLFSAQPVVSQVNAIGALWGKTVWTKGPRSLSAGLFQHFDFYNSELRDGSDLTVPPYRIAAPAAAGGGLIYYKQATSGDKTDIYAELYANGVALGASLSDYMLLGERDYNLGSGYSTKAGAGIIYNRRLAFLLNMENYHIFTWKGYDPEIDWSQADPGTLNIQGDAGNARLTIFSMKLAYLLMDKWNITLTNRYFSRRTNYRYYPRVDYSTYDLMLGLGIRI